From Calderihabitans maritimus:
CTAAAAAGAATTTTTTATTCGTAAACCTATTGACATATATTGCAAAGTGTGATTATATTATTAAATGTAAGGCTGTTACAGTTTGTGACAGAAATGGTGATTCCCATGCGCAACGAAAAAATGTACCGGCTTCGTATAGAACGGGGGCTTACCCAAAGGGAGGTTGCGGAAGCGGTAGGGATCAGCCAGAGCGCTTACGCCATGATTGAGGGTGGTCACCGGCATCCCAGGAAGGCTATCGAGAAAAAGCTGGCAGACTTTTTTGGGGTAACCGTGGACGAGCTTTTTTTTGCCGAAAATAATCACGAAACGCAATATGAAGATGAATTGGATGCGGAACGTGATGATGAGAATTCAGATTCGAATCACCCGTAAAACTGGCAGCGAACGGCGGTCCTTACCTGGTGCTTTGTTGAGAGCCGGTGGGGGAGGTGAAGGCGGAGAGCTGTTTCGCAGTGCTTTATTAGAAACGACGTCTGCCAAATCGGGGGTGAGAGCAAAGAGTGGAAAACGCAAGGTGGTTCTATCGAAAATTTTCATCAGGGCAGAATTGGAAAAGGAGGGAGAAATAAGAAGTGAATTCAACTGGAGTGCGTTGGTTGATTCTTTTTAAAGGA
This genomic window contains:
- a CDS encoding helix-turn-helix transcriptional regulator; protein product: MVIPMRNEKMYRLRIERGLTQREVAEAVGISQSAYAMIEGGHRHPRKAIEKKLADFFGVTVDELFFAENNHETQYEDELDAERDDENSDSNHP